In Pyrus communis chromosome 1, drPyrComm1.1, whole genome shotgun sequence, the following are encoded in one genomic region:
- the LOC137739739 gene encoding protein ANTAGONIST OF LIKE HETEROCHROMATIN PROTEIN 1-like: MKLDLQTDPAAEDLATVYTFLQNSLHTQMNENGSAKKRRRRDSGGSEKKKKDLKGIIASLSLLQEQEKQDERDHDRASNDDASLIEETHKERNKAMLEYYSDLQECYSEVEESETMKRRKSSSAACAAVVTAAVSAKAEGVDQVKPGVGSGHHRRLWVKDRSKAWWDECNQPDFPESEFKKAFRMGKSTFDLICEELNSAIAKEDTTLRNAIPVRQRVAVCLWRLATGDPLRLVSKRFGLGISTCHKLVLEVCSAIRTVLMPKYLQWPEESAARKIKDEFEGISGIPNVAGSMYTSHIPIIAPKVSVAAYFNKRHTERNQKTSYSITVQGVVDPRGVFTDVCIGWPGSMPDDQVLEKSALNQRANNGLLKNVWIVGGAGYPLMDWVLVPYTQQNLTWTQHAFNEKIGEIQSVARDAFARLKGRWFCLQKRTEVKLQDLPVVLGACCVLHNICELRNEEMEPEHRFELIDDEMVPEVPLRSTSSMKARDAIAHNLLHHGLAGPSFL; this comes from the coding sequence ATGAAACTCGACCTCCAAACAGACCCAGCAGCTGAAGACCTCGCCACCGTCTACACCTTCCTCCAGAACTCTCTACACACGCAAATGAACGAGAACGGAAGCGCCAAGAAGCGGCGTCGTAGAGACTCCGGCGGCagcgagaagaagaagaaggaccTCAAGGGAATAATCGCCTCCTTGTCGTTGCTCCAAGAGCAGGAGAAGCAGGACGAGCGCGACCACGACAGGGCATCGAATGACGACGCGTCGTTAATAGAAGAGACGCACAAGGAGAGGAACAAGGCCATGCTGGAGTACTACTCCGATTTGCAGGAGTGCTACTCGGAGGTGGAAGAATCCGAAACGATGAAGCGGAGAAAATCAAGCAGCGCTGCCTGTGCGGCGGTGGTGACGGCGGCGGTGTCGGCGAAAGCTGAAGGAGTCGATCAAGTTAAGCCGGGAGTCGGGTCGGGTCACCATCGGCGGCTGTGGGTCAAGGACAGGTCGAAAGCGTGGTGGGACGAATGCAACCAACCGGATTTTCCGGAATCGGAATTCAAAAAGGCGTTTCGGATGGGGAAATCCACGTTCGATTTAATATGCGAGGAGCTCAACTCCGCCATCGCGAAGGAGGACACGACGCTGCGGAACGCGATTCCGGTGCGACAGAGAGTGGCGGTGTGCCTTTGGCGGCTGGCCACCGGCGACCCGCTCCGCCTCGTGTCGAAACGATTCGGACTCGGCATCTCGACCTGCCACAAGCTCGTCCTTGAGGTCTGCTCCGCGATCCGGACGGTGCTGATGCCCAAGTACCTGCAGTGGCCGGAGGAGAGCGCGGCGAGGAAAATTAAGGACGAGTTCGAGGGTATTTCGGGAATTCCGAACGTTGCTGGGTCCATGTACACGTCGCATATACCCATCATCGCACCCAAAGTCAGCGTTGCTGCGTATTTCAATAAACGGCACACGGAGAGGAACCAGAAGACTTCGTACTCGATTACTGTGCAGGGTGTGGTGGACCCCAGGGGCGTTTTTACCGATGTGTGCATCGGATGGCCAGGATCAATGCCGGATGATCAGGTGCTGGAGAAATCAGCGTTAAATCAGAGGGCCAATAATGGTTTGCTGAAGAACGTGTGGATTGTTGGGGGTGCTGGGTACCCTTTGATGGACTGGGTGCTGGTGCCTTACACCCAGCAGAACCTAACGTGGACCCAGCACGCTTTCAACGAGAAGATTGGGGAGATTCAGAGTGTGGCCAGAGATGCGTTTGCTAGGTTGAAAGGAAGGTGGTTTTGCTTGCAGAAGAGGACGGAGGTGAAGCTGCAGGACTTGCCGGTGGTTCTCGGGGCGTGCTGTGTTTTGCACAACATTTGTGAGTTGAGGAATGAGGAGATGGAGCCCGAGCACCGGTTCGAGCTCATCGACGACGAAATGGTCCCGGAGGTTCCTCTTAGGTCGACGAGCTCGATGAAGGCTAGGGATGCCATTGCTCATAATCTATTGCACCATGGCCTTGCGGGCCCTAGTTTCCTTTAG
- the LOC137749446 gene encoding peptidyl-prolyl cis-trans isomerase CYP57-like → MSSIYVLEPPTKGKVVLQTTHGPLDVELWPKEAPKAVRNFVQLCLEGYYDNTIFHRIIKGFLVQGGDPTGTGTGGESIYGGVFPDEFHSRLRFKHRGLVACANAGTPNSNGSQFFMNLDRSDWLDKKHTIFGKVTGDSIYNLVRLGELETDKEDRPLDPPPRILSVEVLWNPFDDIVPRARAKPSKESTNDTDNKDTKKKTVKKLNLLSFGEEAEEEERELAAVKTKIKSSHDVLDDPRLLKDEVPFNESNIDAKTRHVQLSVREALSSKKEEPKKDSESKFYNTVDHSDDDDDDEANFDARMRQQILKKRTDLGDLPPKPKLKSGRSSPKRHEIPTSRSNVESIDDDQQKVDKLSLKKKGIGSEARAERVANADADLQLLGEAERGRQLQKQRKRRNQGREDEVLAKLEKFKKGIFEKGTAPGIKSGGGKDEDLSNWKSVPLKFAPEKGKDHMSRSEDLNDYVVHDPLLEKGKEKFNRLQAKQKRRELEWAGKSLT, encoded by the exons ATGTCGTCGATATACGTGTTGGAGCCGCCGACGAAGGGGAAGGTGGTGCTGCAAACGACGCACGGGCCGCTGGACGTGGAGCTCTGGCCCAAAGAGGCCCCGAAGGCTGTCAGGAACTTCGTCCAGCTCTGCCTCGAAGGATACTACGACAACACCATCTTCCACCGCATCATCAAAGGCTTTCTGGTTCAGGGCGGCGACCCCACCGGCACCGGCACAg GGGGTGAGAGTATTTACGGTGGTGTGTTTCCTGATGAGTTTCATTCGCGTTTGAGATTCAAGCATAGGGGTTTAGTTGCTTGTGCAAATGCCGGTACACCCAATTCGAATGGGAGCCAGTTTTTCATGAACTTGGATCGGAGTGATTGGCTTGACAAGAAGCATACCATCTTCGGAAAG GTGACTGGGGATTCAATCTATAATCTTGTGCGGTTGGGTGAACTCGAAACTGACAAGGAGGATAGGCCTTTGGACCCACCCCCAAGGATACTATCAGTAGAG GTGTTATGGAATCCCTTTGATGATATTGTTCCAAGGGCACGTGCAAAGCCTTCGAAGGAATCCACAAATGATACTGACAACAAAGACACAAAGAAGAAAACTGTAAA AAAGCTGAACTTGCTTTCATTTGGAGAAGAAGCtgaagaagaggagagagagttggCAGCTGTAAAGACCAAAATCAAGAGCAGCCACGATGTATTGGATGATCCTCGTCTTCTGAAGGACGAAGTTCCGTTTAATGAATCG AACATTGATGCCAAAACAAGGCATGTACAGTTATCTGTCAGAGAAGCTCTAAGCTCCAAGAAAGAAGAGCCCAAGAAAGACTCAGAGTCCAAATTTTATAATACCGTTGATCATagcgatgatgatgatgatgatgaggccAACTTTGATGCAAGAATGCGCCAGCAAATACTCAAGAAACGAACGGATTTAGGAGATCTCCCACCAAAGCCAAAGCTGAAAAGTG GGAGATCTAGCCCAAAGCGGCATGAAATACCTACATCAAG GTCCAATGTTGAAAGCATTGATGATGATCAACAAAAGGTGGATAAGCTGTCCTTGAAGAAAAAAGGGATAGGATCCGAGGCAAGAGCTGAGCGCGTGGCAAACGCTGATGCAGACTTACAGTTGCTGGGTGAAGCTGAAAGAGGAAGACAATTGCAGAAACAGAGGAAGCGTAGAAATCAAGGACGAGAAGATGAA GTTCTCGCAAAACTTGAGAAGTTTAAGAAGGGAATATTCGAAAAGGGCACAGCCCCAGGTATTAAATCTGGAGGTGGCAAAGATGAAGACTTATCCAATTGGAAATCAGTTCCGTTAAAATTTGCTCCTGAGAAAGGAAAG GATCACATGTCTCGCAGTGAGGACCTAAATGACTACGTCGTGCATGACCCTCTTTTGGAGAAGGGAAAAGAGAAGTTTAACCGATTGCAAGCCAAGCAAAAGCGACGAGAGCTAGAATGGGCTGGCAAATCCCTTACTTGA
- the LOC137749427 gene encoding U-box domain-containing protein 35-like isoform X1: protein MASHYSSDDAVPPINATAVAVDKDNKNSNYAVRWAIDHLVAASTNPYIILIHVKHKNNQSDADSGGNNGRGVFVPYRAYCARKGAQVKEVILDDSDVAKALLEYVNCNYLNTIVVGASARNALTRKLKSGNDVPSSIVKLAPEFCSVYVIQKGKMLSTRTAKRPVVNTAVPPKQPSSQGLPYHIPADNNEFENGVRGQPASRGGWKVPGSVKMPAARERTRSAPNNLLLDINVDMANHTAARSSLSNRTSNADESDFSMPLFGSVDMTNQCFDFSSTLNSPKDSSRQSARDMEAEMRRLKLELKQTMDMYSSACKEAISAKNKANELSQWMQEARKFEEVKLAEQTALAIVEMEKAKCKAAIEAAEASQKLAEMEAQRRRQAEMKAKKEAEEKNRALNALAHNDLRYRKYTIEEIEEATENFEPANKIGEGGYGPVYKGKLDHTLVAIKVLRPDAAQGRKQFQQEVEVLSCIRYPNMVLLLGACPEFGCLVYEYMEYGSLEDRLFRRGNTPSISWRRRFKIAAEISTTLHFLHQAKPEPLVHRDLKPANILLDRNFVSKISDVGLARLVPASVADEVTQYHMTAAAGTFCYIDPEYQQTGMLTTKSDIYSLGIVLLQIITAKPAMGLAHHVRRSIEKGIFSEMLDPAVTDWPIEEALAFANLALQCTELRKKDRPDLGTVVVPELIRLRDFGRTGDTTPPGFSYSPSSTSRPSTSRTSTTNSQEPLNKSSSGGGVDI from the exons ATGGCCTCCCATTACTCCTCGGACGACGCCGTTCCACCCATCAATGCAACTGCCGTGGCTGTCGACAAGGACAATAAGAACAGCAACTATGCTGTCCGGTGGGCTATTGATCATCTTGTAGCCGCCAGCACTAATCCGTACATCATCCTCATCCATGTCAAGCACAAAAACAATC AAAGTGATGCTGATTCGGGTGGTAATAATGGACGTGGTGTTTTCGTTCCTTACCGTGCATATTGCGCTCGTAAAGGG gcaCAAGTGAAAGAGGTTATCCTTGATGACAGTGATGTTGCAAAAGCACTTTTGGAATATGTCAATTGCAACTACCTCAATACTATTGTAGTTGGTGCATCAGCAAGGAATGCTCTTACAAG GAAGCTTAAAAGTGGGAATGATGTGCCCAGCAGCATTGTAAAATTAGCGCCGGAATTCTGTTCTGTATACGTAATTCAGAAAGGGAAGATGTTGTCAACAAGAACTGCAAAGAGGCCAGTGGTTAATACTGCAGTTCCACCCAAACAGCCATCCTCCCAGGGACTTCCATATCATATCCCAGCAGATAATAATGAATTTGAAAACGGAGTTAG AGGACAGCCTGCATCAAGGGGAGGGTGGAAGGTTCCAGGATCGGTCAAAATGCCTGCAGCGCGCGAGAGGACAAGGAGTGCTCCGAACAATCTCTTGTTGGATATTAATGTTGACATGGCTAACCATACTGCAGCACGGTCTTCGCTTAGCAACCGCACTTCGAATGCTGATGAAAGTGACTTTTCAATGCCATTATTTGGATCAGTGGATATGACAAACCAATGTTTCGATTTCTCTAGTACATTAAATTCTCCCAAGGACTCATCCAGACAATCTGCA CGGGATATGGAGGCTGAAATGCGAAGATTAAAGCTCGAATTGAAGCAAACAATGGACATGTACAGCTCGGCCTGCAAAGAAGCAATCTCGGCGAAAAATAAGGCTAACGAGCTTAGTCAGTGGATGCAGGAGGCGCGAAAGTTCGAGGAAGTGAAGCTTGCTGAACAGACGGCCCTTGCCATTGTGGAAATGGAGAAGGCTAAGTGCAAAGCAGCTATAGAAGCAGCTGAGGCGTCGCAGAAGTTGGCGGAGATGGAAGCTCAGAGAAGAAGACAGGCAGAGATGAAGGCAAAGAAAGAGGCAGAAGAGAAGAACCGGGCGTTGAATGCTTTGGCACATAATGATCTCCGGTATAGGAAGTACACcattgaagaaattgaagaagctaCGGAAAATTTTGAACCGGCGAATAAAATTGGTGAGGGTGGATATGGACCCGTATACAAAGGCAAACTCGATCACACGCTGGTTGCCATCAAAGTTTTGAGACCTGATGCTGCTCAAGGGAGGAAGCAATTCCAACAGGAA GTTGAGGTCCTGAGCTGCATTAGATATCCTAACATGGTTCTCCTCCTTGGTGCCTGCCCTGAATTCGGATGCCTAGTATACGAATACATGGAATACGGAAGCTTAGAAGATCGGTTATTTAGAAGAGGTAACACCCCCTCAATTTCGTGGAGGAGACGGTTCAAGATAGCTGCTGAAATTTCAACAACACTTCATTTCCTTCACCAAGCAAAGCCGGAACCCCTTGTACACCGTGACCTAAAGCCAGCAAACATCCTATTAGACCGGAACTTTGTGAGCAAGATCAGTGATGTAGGGCTAGCACGCTTAGTTCCAGCATCTGTAGCAGACGAGGTGACACAATACCACATGACTGCAGCCGCTGGAACATTTTGTTACATCGATCCTGAGTACCAACAAACTGGCATGTTAACAACAAAATCGGATATATACTCGTTGGGGATAGTACTACTCCAAATCATCACAGCCAAGCCTGCCATGGGACTTGCTCACCATGTTAGGAGGTCCATCGAGAAGGGAATATTTTCAGAGATGCTTGATCCAGCAGTGACTGACTGGCCAATTGAAGAGGCTCTAGCGTTCGCTAACTTGGCATTACAATGCACAGAGCTAAGGAAGAAGGACAGGCCCGACCTTGGCACAGTTGTAGTGCCAGAACTTATACGGTTAAGAGACTTTGGAAGGACCGGTGACACTACTCCTCCTGGGTTCAGTTATAGTCCAAGCTCCACGTCACGTCCTTCCACATCAAGAACATCAACTACAAATAGTCAG GAGCCACTGAATAAGAGTAGCTCCGGGGGCGGAGTTGACATATAG
- the LOC137749427 gene encoding U-box domain-containing protein 35-like isoform X2, with amino-acid sequence MSSTKTIVESDADSGGNNGRGVFVPYRAYCARKGAQVKEVILDDSDVAKALLEYVNCNYLNTIVVGASARNALTRKLKSGNDVPSSIVKLAPEFCSVYVIQKGKMLSTRTAKRPVVNTAVPPKQPSSQGLPYHIPADNNEFENGVRGQPASRGGWKVPGSVKMPAARERTRSAPNNLLLDINVDMANHTAARSSLSNRTSNADESDFSMPLFGSVDMTNQCFDFSSTLNSPKDSSRQSARDMEAEMRRLKLELKQTMDMYSSACKEAISAKNKANELSQWMQEARKFEEVKLAEQTALAIVEMEKAKCKAAIEAAEASQKLAEMEAQRRRQAEMKAKKEAEEKNRALNALAHNDLRYRKYTIEEIEEATENFEPANKIGEGGYGPVYKGKLDHTLVAIKVLRPDAAQGRKQFQQEVEVLSCIRYPNMVLLLGACPEFGCLVYEYMEYGSLEDRLFRRGNTPSISWRRRFKIAAEISTTLHFLHQAKPEPLVHRDLKPANILLDRNFVSKISDVGLARLVPASVADEVTQYHMTAAAGTFCYIDPEYQQTGMLTTKSDIYSLGIVLLQIITAKPAMGLAHHVRRSIEKGIFSEMLDPAVTDWPIEEALAFANLALQCTELRKKDRPDLGTVVVPELIRLRDFGRTGDTTPPGFSYSPSSTSRPSTSRTSTTNSQEPLNKSSSGGGVDI; translated from the exons ATGTCAAGCACAAAAACAATCGTAG AAAGTGATGCTGATTCGGGTGGTAATAATGGACGTGGTGTTTTCGTTCCTTACCGTGCATATTGCGCTCGTAAAGGG gcaCAAGTGAAAGAGGTTATCCTTGATGACAGTGATGTTGCAAAAGCACTTTTGGAATATGTCAATTGCAACTACCTCAATACTATTGTAGTTGGTGCATCAGCAAGGAATGCTCTTACAAG GAAGCTTAAAAGTGGGAATGATGTGCCCAGCAGCATTGTAAAATTAGCGCCGGAATTCTGTTCTGTATACGTAATTCAGAAAGGGAAGATGTTGTCAACAAGAACTGCAAAGAGGCCAGTGGTTAATACTGCAGTTCCACCCAAACAGCCATCCTCCCAGGGACTTCCATATCATATCCCAGCAGATAATAATGAATTTGAAAACGGAGTTAG AGGACAGCCTGCATCAAGGGGAGGGTGGAAGGTTCCAGGATCGGTCAAAATGCCTGCAGCGCGCGAGAGGACAAGGAGTGCTCCGAACAATCTCTTGTTGGATATTAATGTTGACATGGCTAACCATACTGCAGCACGGTCTTCGCTTAGCAACCGCACTTCGAATGCTGATGAAAGTGACTTTTCAATGCCATTATTTGGATCAGTGGATATGACAAACCAATGTTTCGATTTCTCTAGTACATTAAATTCTCCCAAGGACTCATCCAGACAATCTGCA CGGGATATGGAGGCTGAAATGCGAAGATTAAAGCTCGAATTGAAGCAAACAATGGACATGTACAGCTCGGCCTGCAAAGAAGCAATCTCGGCGAAAAATAAGGCTAACGAGCTTAGTCAGTGGATGCAGGAGGCGCGAAAGTTCGAGGAAGTGAAGCTTGCTGAACAGACGGCCCTTGCCATTGTGGAAATGGAGAAGGCTAAGTGCAAAGCAGCTATAGAAGCAGCTGAGGCGTCGCAGAAGTTGGCGGAGATGGAAGCTCAGAGAAGAAGACAGGCAGAGATGAAGGCAAAGAAAGAGGCAGAAGAGAAGAACCGGGCGTTGAATGCTTTGGCACATAATGATCTCCGGTATAGGAAGTACACcattgaagaaattgaagaagctaCGGAAAATTTTGAACCGGCGAATAAAATTGGTGAGGGTGGATATGGACCCGTATACAAAGGCAAACTCGATCACACGCTGGTTGCCATCAAAGTTTTGAGACCTGATGCTGCTCAAGGGAGGAAGCAATTCCAACAGGAA GTTGAGGTCCTGAGCTGCATTAGATATCCTAACATGGTTCTCCTCCTTGGTGCCTGCCCTGAATTCGGATGCCTAGTATACGAATACATGGAATACGGAAGCTTAGAAGATCGGTTATTTAGAAGAGGTAACACCCCCTCAATTTCGTGGAGGAGACGGTTCAAGATAGCTGCTGAAATTTCAACAACACTTCATTTCCTTCACCAAGCAAAGCCGGAACCCCTTGTACACCGTGACCTAAAGCCAGCAAACATCCTATTAGACCGGAACTTTGTGAGCAAGATCAGTGATGTAGGGCTAGCACGCTTAGTTCCAGCATCTGTAGCAGACGAGGTGACACAATACCACATGACTGCAGCCGCTGGAACATTTTGTTACATCGATCCTGAGTACCAACAAACTGGCATGTTAACAACAAAATCGGATATATACTCGTTGGGGATAGTACTACTCCAAATCATCACAGCCAAGCCTGCCATGGGACTTGCTCACCATGTTAGGAGGTCCATCGAGAAGGGAATATTTTCAGAGATGCTTGATCCAGCAGTGACTGACTGGCCAATTGAAGAGGCTCTAGCGTTCGCTAACTTGGCATTACAATGCACAGAGCTAAGGAAGAAGGACAGGCCCGACCTTGGCACAGTTGTAGTGCCAGAACTTATACGGTTAAGAGACTTTGGAAGGACCGGTGACACTACTCCTCCTGGGTTCAGTTATAGTCCAAGCTCCACGTCACGTCCTTCCACATCAAGAACATCAACTACAAATAGTCAG GAGCCACTGAATAAGAGTAGCTCCGGGGGCGGAGTTGACATATAG
- the LOC137747262 gene encoding conserved oligomeric Golgi complex subunit 8-like produces the protein MMESENAADDSSSVASLLPLASASQQPYVSELLSFTLDRLHKEPELLRVDAERIQRQMQEVAVANYRAFIAASDALVAIRNEVSSIDKHLESLLEETPKLMNGCTEFVESAEQILEKRKLNQTLLANHSTLLDLLEIPQLMETCVRNGNYDEALDLEAFVSKLSTMHPKLPVIQALTAEVRQTTQSLLSQLLQKLRSNIQLPECLRIIGYLRRIGVFSEYEMRLQFLRCREAWLTGILEDLDQRNAYEYLKGMINCHRMHLFDVVNQYRAIFADDTSGSEENYDGGLLFSWAMHIITSHLKTLKILLPEITEGGSLSNILDQCMYCAMGLGWVGLDFRGLLPSLFEEAVLNLFSKNMSTAVENFEVVLDSHRWVPLPAVGFSSNSHGDENQDDVTPPSYLMEHPPLAVFVNGVSAAMNDLRPCAPISLKHVLAQELIKGLQAVSDSLLRYNTNRMLKEHESGLFLSLCRAFIEVTYPHCATCFGRCYPGGAALIMDAKSLYDGIGRLLTVATPSRGLTKPVGDGNGDGNENENEKNVTENGDVSAVENKVSPVVEETDNTNSDEGEQKSPTLQTEEETH, from the exons ATGATGGAGTCCGAAAATGCTGCCGACGACTCCTCCTCGGTGGCCAGCCTCCTCCCGTTGGCCTCCGCCTCCCAGCAACCCTACGTCTCCGAGCTCCTCTCCTTCACCCTCGATCGCCTCCACAag GAACCGGAGCTTCTCCGGGTCGATGCGGAGCGAATACAGCGGCAAATGCAGGAGGTGGCGGTGGCCAATTACCGAGCTTTCATTGCTGCTTCCGACGCGTTGGTCGCAATTCGAAACGAAGTGTCTTCCATTGACAAACATCTCGAGTCTCTG CTGGAGGAGACGCCGAAGTTGATGAATGGGTGCACTGAGTTTGTTGAATCTGCGGAGCAGATTTTGGAAAAGAGGAAATTGAACCAGACGTTGCTAGCCAATCACAGTACATTGCTCGACTTACTTGAAATCCCTCAGCTTATGGAGAC ATGTGTGAGGAATGGAAATTACGACGAAGCTCTTGACTTAGAAGCATTTGTTAGCAAGCTTTCAACCATGCACCCCAA ATTGCCCGTTATTCAAGCTTTGACTGCAGAAGTCAGGCAGACCACTCAATCTCTtctttctcaacttcttcagAAACTTCGTTCAAATATTCAG TTACCTGAATGTCTCCGTATTATTGGATATTTACGTAGAATAGGAGTTTTTAGTGAGTACGAAATGCGTTTACAG tttttgagATGTCGGGAGGCATGGCTTACTGGAATTCTGGAGGATCTGGACCAGAGAAATGCTTATGAGTACCTGAAGGGGATGATAAATTGTCATAGAATGCATCTTTTTGATGTTGTTAACCAATATAGAGCAATATTTGCTGATGATACATCAGGCAGTGAAGAAAATTATGACGGTGGTCTTCTTTTCAGTTGGGCTATGCATATAATTACTTCACACCTTAAGACTCTCAAAATTCTGCTTCCAGAGATAACTGAAGGCGGATCTTTATCAAATATCTTGGATCAATGCATG TATTGTGCTATGGGACTTGGTTGGGTTGGGCTAGATTTCCGGGGCTTGCTGCCATCACTGTTTGAAGA GGCAGTTCTCAACTTGTTCTCAAAAAACATGAGCACAGCAGTTGAGAATTTTGAG GTGGTCTTGGATTCACATCGTTGGGTCCCACTACCAGCAGTTGGCTTTTCGTCGAACAGTCATGGTGATGAAAATCAGGATGATGTAACCCCGCCATCTTATCTTATGGAACACCCACCTCTTGCTGTTTTTGTTAATG GCGTGTCTGCAGCAATGAACGACCTCCGCCCCTGTGCCCCAATAAGTTTAAAGCATGTGCTTGCTCAAGAGTTGATCAAGGGATTGCAGGCTGTTTCTGATTCTTTACTGCGGTACAATACAAATCGGATGCTGAAAGAACACGAGTCTGGACTTTTCCTCTCACTTTGTCGAGCATTTATTGAG GTTACTTACCCGCACTGTGCCACATGCTTTGGCCGCTGTTACCCTGGTGGAGCTGCTTTAATCATGGATGCAAAGAGTCTGTATGATGGGATTGGCCGCCTATTGACAGTCGCCACTCCGTCAAGAGGACTCACGAAACCTGTTGGTGATGGAAACGGAGATGGAAATGAgaatgaaaatgaaaagaacGTAACTGAGAACGGTGACGTGTCTGCGGTAGAAAATAAGGTCTCGCCGGTTGTTGAAGAAACCGATAATACCAACTCTGATGAGGGGGAACAGAAAAGCCCCACTTTGCAAACAGAGGAAGAGACGCACTGA